In a single window of the Arthrobacter sp. StoSoilA2 genome:
- a CDS encoding DUF5605 domain-containing protein — MPFTKNALLRDILADPAASRVLELHFPGFATWNDWSLTPLATLDEVSHWARGVGEQSPDLAALWKDMAAVESSPTIATADAPKPATSGDRKASEHAHTSAKCPAIPSQQWGVAEVVLAGPSTGNPFTDVELEATFRSGSEAVRVGGFYDGEGTYRIRFMPPRAGTWQFTVTSNADELHGATGAVEAAAPEEGNPGPVGIRDTFHFAYADGTPYLPFGTTAYAWTNQSTELQERTLRTLAGSPFTKIRMCVFPKSYSYNANEPESFAFEKNPDGSWDFSRFNPAFFRNLEQRIEGLLALGIEADLILFHPYDRWGFSAMPAWADDLYLRYIVRRLGATRNVWWSLANEYDFMQTKNEQDWERFAAIVGQEDHAGHLLSIHNGASFYDYSRPWVTHCSIQRTDNYLSAENTDIWRQRWGKPAVIDEVGYEGDVAEGWGNISPQELVRRCWEGAVRGGYVTHGETYLDADDVIWWAKGGSLKGESPERIGFLRRLVAEAPSARWDPLPGDWDSRTGGDQDHRVIYLGIGRPRFRSVLVPPGASWHVDVIDTWNMTITTLPEPFEGRVIVQLPGREYMAIRVRRATSTTN, encoded by the coding sequence ATGCCTTTCACGAAGAATGCTTTGCTCAGGGACATCCTGGCAGACCCTGCGGCTTCCCGGGTTCTGGAGCTGCACTTTCCCGGATTCGCGACGTGGAATGACTGGTCCCTAACGCCTCTGGCCACCCTGGACGAGGTATCGCACTGGGCACGCGGGGTAGGGGAGCAGTCACCGGACCTTGCGGCACTTTGGAAGGATATGGCCGCCGTCGAATCGTCCCCCACGATTGCAACTGCCGATGCCCCGAAGCCTGCCACCTCGGGAGACAGGAAAGCCAGCGAGCATGCGCACACTTCGGCCAAGTGTCCGGCGATCCCTTCCCAACAGTGGGGCGTGGCCGAAGTTGTGCTGGCAGGCCCATCAACCGGGAATCCCTTCACGGACGTTGAACTCGAAGCGACTTTCCGCTCCGGCAGCGAAGCAGTGCGCGTAGGCGGCTTTTACGACGGCGAAGGCACGTACCGTATCCGGTTTATGCCACCACGGGCCGGCACTTGGCAATTCACGGTGACTTCAAATGCCGACGAACTCCACGGAGCCACAGGCGCAGTTGAGGCCGCGGCGCCAGAGGAAGGCAACCCTGGTCCTGTAGGTATTCGTGACACCTTCCACTTCGCATACGCCGACGGGACACCCTACCTGCCTTTCGGGACCACCGCCTATGCCTGGACCAACCAAAGCACCGAATTGCAGGAACGGACACTGCGCACCCTGGCCGGAAGCCCCTTTACGAAGATCCGCATGTGCGTGTTCCCAAAGTCGTACTCCTACAACGCGAATGAGCCCGAAAGCTTCGCCTTTGAGAAGAATCCTGACGGCAGCTGGGACTTCAGCAGGTTCAACCCCGCCTTTTTCCGCAACCTCGAACAGCGGATTGAGGGTCTCCTAGCACTGGGGATAGAAGCGGACCTGATCCTCTTCCACCCCTATGACAGATGGGGGTTCTCCGCCATGCCGGCCTGGGCTGATGACCTCTACCTGCGCTACATCGTTCGCAGGCTTGGCGCCACCCGCAATGTCTGGTGGTCCCTGGCCAATGAATACGACTTCATGCAAACCAAGAACGAGCAGGACTGGGAGCGGTTTGCCGCAATCGTAGGGCAGGAAGACCATGCCGGCCACCTGCTCTCCATACATAACGGAGCTTCCTTCTACGACTACTCCCGGCCATGGGTGACCCACTGCAGCATCCAACGCACGGACAATTACCTGTCCGCCGAGAACACCGACATATGGCGCCAACGATGGGGGAAGCCCGCAGTCATCGATGAAGTTGGCTATGAAGGTGATGTCGCCGAAGGTTGGGGCAACATCAGCCCCCAGGAATTGGTCCGTCGCTGCTGGGAAGGCGCAGTCCGCGGCGGATACGTCACTCACGGGGAGACGTACCTGGACGCAGATGACGTCATTTGGTGGGCCAAGGGGGGCAGCCTCAAGGGTGAATCACCCGAACGAATCGGTTTCCTCCGGCGGCTGGTGGCGGAGGCGCCCAGCGCTCGATGGGATCCGCTCCCCGGAGACTGGGACTCCCGCACCGGAGGCGACCAGGACCACCGCGTCATATACCTGGGGATCGGGCGGCCACGTTTCCGCTCGGTCCTGGTTCCGCCCGGCGCTTCCTGGCATGTGGACGTGATCGATACGTGGAACATGACGATAACGACGCTGCCGGAACCGTTTGAAGGCCGCGTCATCGTCCAGTTGCCCGGCCGCGAATACATGGCGATTCGGGTCCGTCGGGCTACGAGCACAACCAACTGA
- a CDS encoding MFS transporter, with product MTSSVKPDRSGQQTVALSNEGFPLYGLLALSGAIFISMATEFLPGGLIPQIAADFDRSAGDAGHLITIFALTVILTAAPVAILTRRVPRKALILIAFALIGVGNIATVLSPSFEFLLAARVVGALAHGAFWSVVAAYPAHLVRPTQLAKATALTAAGGSVAGVVGIPLGNAVGQAFGWRVSFGVLAALVVLTGLLMAWKLPSIAVPRSIKHSSKGPPAARRDATLPAILIVCLLFILVVGAQNSFGTFNVVWLLDVAHMAPVAVPIMLFIGGVASAVGVALTGVLYNKFPIRLFLISIAVLVGLLGSLPVVAGSEPAVWLLSALLGAVFGGVPIMLQTRMMISASPRMRNAAAALQTTAINVGIGGGAFMGGLVLDRISLDVLPFWAAICMFVALVAAGLWEIYVRRRRNNGPRKEKVVNHGVYG from the coding sequence ATGACTTCTTCCGTGAAACCGGACCGTTCAGGGCAGCAAACCGTTGCCCTGTCCAACGAGGGATTCCCCCTCTATGGACTTCTTGCGCTCTCCGGGGCAATTTTCATTTCCATGGCCACGGAGTTTCTGCCAGGCGGGCTGATCCCGCAGATCGCTGCGGACTTCGACCGGTCAGCAGGAGACGCCGGACACCTCATAACGATCTTTGCGCTCACCGTCATCCTTACGGCAGCCCCCGTCGCCATCCTTACCCGCCGGGTCCCGCGGAAGGCGTTGATACTCATTGCTTTCGCCCTGATTGGTGTGGGCAACATCGCCACGGTCTTGTCGCCGTCGTTTGAGTTCCTGCTGGCTGCGCGGGTTGTGGGAGCCCTCGCCCATGGGGCGTTCTGGTCCGTAGTGGCCGCATATCCAGCCCATCTTGTACGTCCCACTCAGCTTGCGAAGGCAACCGCGCTCACGGCTGCCGGGGGATCGGTCGCAGGAGTTGTGGGAATACCTCTGGGAAACGCTGTGGGACAGGCCTTCGGATGGCGCGTCTCCTTCGGGGTCCTGGCAGCGCTTGTTGTGCTGACTGGATTGCTGATGGCCTGGAAGCTGCCATCCATCGCCGTTCCACGCAGCATAAAACACTCCTCAAAAGGGCCTCCTGCCGCGCGCCGGGATGCGACGCTTCCGGCGATCCTGATCGTGTGCCTGCTCTTCATCCTTGTGGTGGGCGCCCAAAACAGTTTTGGAACGTTCAACGTGGTGTGGTTGCTGGATGTAGCCCACATGGCTCCTGTGGCTGTTCCCATCATGCTCTTCATAGGTGGTGTGGCCAGTGCCGTGGGAGTGGCGCTGACCGGAGTCCTCTACAACAAGTTCCCCATCCGGCTCTTCCTCATTTCCATCGCTGTCCTTGTGGGGCTTCTTGGCTCCCTACCAGTTGTGGCGGGGTCCGAGCCGGCCGTGTGGCTGTTGTCGGCTTTGCTTGGCGCTGTGTTCGGTGGTGTGCCCATCATGCTGCAAACGCGCATGATGATCTCGGCGTCCCCCCGGATGCGCAATGCAGCCGCTGCTTTGCAAACGACGGCCATCAACGTCGGGATCGGTGGAGGAGCGTTCATGGGCGGTCTTGTGCTGGACCGGATCTCACTGGACGTCCTGCCGTTCTGGGCCGCTATCTGCATGTTTGTGGCCCTCGTGGCTGCGGGTCTTTGGGAAATTTACGTTAGAAGGCGCCGAAACAACGGGCCACGAAAAGAGAAAGTAGTAAACCATGGCGTTTATGGGTGA
- a CDS encoding DUF5605 domain-containing protein, which translates to MAFMGEHTKARLILDYEDGRAALSEALPEFTSHPENFGSAGDLPIGALATVFRVKEAAQEKLWVKLSTIEVPDRVEVPPIAPDPGYEGPGVALASARISVPAAGRVNETVEIAFEGPSHGNPFTDVELHAYFSLDGVEIRVGGFYDGNGRYLVRFLPERPGQWQFRTESTARSLNGHAGTVRVEPGPARGAVRVAESFHFAYTDGEVYRPVGTTLYAWTHQSPELEKKTLETLATSPFTKVRMCVFPKGYIFNDNDPGLYPFERDDETWDTTHFNPRFFQHLEDRIRDLGALGIEADVILFHPYDRWGFQDLGAAADDRYLRYVVRRLAAIPNVWWSLANEYDFLTAKTSRDWERFAKIVTEEDHANHLLSIHNGTRVYDFSAQWATHCSLQKVDYYKSAELVEDLREKWGKPVIMDEIGYEGDLEYEWGNLSAQEVVRRVWETNLRGGYYTHGETYYHPEDVLWWAKGGELVGQSADRIAFLDKLVAESPTGRLEPLSLAGVPTPAGGVAGEYELHYYGYSQCRYVTVSVPEGRDAVIDIIDTWAMTTDTLPGTYSGRPRVELPARPFMAVRVRVNKAP; encoded by the coding sequence ATGGCGTTTATGGGTGAACACACGAAAGCCCGATTGATTCTTGACTACGAGGACGGCAGGGCAGCGTTGTCTGAAGCACTGCCGGAATTCACCAGCCACCCCGAAAACTTTGGGAGTGCCGGCGATCTGCCCATTGGGGCTTTGGCGACAGTATTCCGCGTGAAGGAAGCCGCGCAAGAGAAGCTGTGGGTCAAGCTTTCCACCATAGAGGTGCCCGACCGTGTGGAAGTTCCGCCCATAGCTCCCGACCCAGGATACGAAGGGCCAGGCGTTGCCCTCGCGTCGGCACGGATCAGCGTTCCGGCAGCCGGACGAGTCAACGAGACTGTGGAAATTGCCTTCGAAGGACCTTCACACGGCAACCCTTTCACCGACGTCGAACTCCATGCTTACTTCTCACTGGACGGCGTGGAAATCCGTGTAGGGGGTTTTTACGACGGAAACGGACGGTATCTCGTTCGTTTCCTTCCGGAAAGGCCAGGGCAGTGGCAGTTCCGTACCGAGTCAACCGCACGGTCCCTCAACGGGCACGCCGGCACTGTCCGTGTTGAACCTGGTCCTGCCCGAGGTGCGGTACGCGTAGCAGAGTCGTTCCACTTCGCTTACACCGACGGCGAGGTGTACCGGCCCGTGGGGACCACTCTTTATGCGTGGACCCATCAGAGTCCTGAACTGGAAAAAAAGACCCTGGAGACGCTGGCGACCAGTCCTTTCACCAAAGTCCGGATGTGCGTCTTTCCCAAGGGGTATATCTTCAATGACAACGACCCTGGACTCTACCCCTTCGAACGGGATGACGAAACCTGGGATACCACCCACTTCAACCCGAGATTCTTCCAGCACCTCGAAGACCGCATCCGCGATCTGGGCGCGCTGGGCATCGAAGCGGACGTCATTTTGTTCCACCCCTACGATCGTTGGGGTTTCCAGGATTTGGGAGCAGCAGCGGATGACCGGTACCTTCGCTACGTTGTGCGCCGCCTGGCAGCCATTCCCAACGTGTGGTGGTCGTTGGCCAACGAGTATGACTTTCTCACCGCAAAAACGTCCCGGGACTGGGAGCGCTTCGCCAAAATCGTCACGGAAGAAGATCACGCCAACCACCTTTTGTCCATCCACAACGGCACCCGGGTCTACGACTTCTCCGCGCAGTGGGCGACCCATTGCAGTCTGCAGAAAGTCGATTACTACAAGTCTGCTGAGCTGGTTGAGGACCTGCGCGAAAAGTGGGGCAAGCCGGTCATCATGGATGAAATCGGATACGAGGGTGACCTTGAATACGAATGGGGGAACCTTTCTGCCCAGGAAGTTGTCCGGCGAGTTTGGGAAACGAATCTGCGCGGAGGCTACTATACCCACGGCGAAACCTACTATCACCCCGAGGATGTACTGTGGTGGGCCAAGGGCGGGGAGCTGGTCGGCCAGAGCGCAGACAGGATCGCATTCCTCGACAAGCTTGTCGCCGAGTCCCCGACAGGGCGTCTCGAGCCACTGTCTCTCGCCGGCGTTCCCACTCCTGCCGGCGGCGTCGCAGGAGAGTACGAACTCCATTACTACGGCTACAGCCAGTGCCGGTATGTGACCGTGAGTGTCCCTGAGGGACGGGACGCGGTCATTGACATTATTGATACGTGGGCGATGACCACTGACACGTTGCCTGGAACTTACTCCGGCAGGCCTCGCGTTGAGTTGCCCGCCCGACCCTTCATGGCTGTGCGCGTCCGTGTAAACAAGGCGCCGTAA